A single region of the Gracilibacillus caseinilyticus genome encodes:
- a CDS encoding YesL family protein yields MMEMSGLWGGFYRISVWITRFAWLNILWICFTLLGLVFFGIMPATIAMFTIVRKWVLKEFDTAVAETFWHAYKQNFIRANLFGLILYIIGYFLSVFLKYTGLMSDSSVYPLLLGIFIIAAFLYVMLVLYIGPVYVHYQLSFWQYIRYAVSIGAVNLHYSICALTILAGIYYLSLKYPGVTLFFTFSISSYVTMFVVHIGFRQLFKKQQEQLDQTTVSAS; encoded by the coding sequence ATGATGGAAATGTCAGGACTTTGGGGTGGGTTTTACCGGATCAGTGTCTGGATTACACGATTTGCATGGCTGAATATTTTATGGATCTGCTTCACCCTGCTCGGACTCGTATTCTTCGGCATCATGCCAGCGACTATTGCAATGTTTACAATTGTCCGGAAATGGGTCTTAAAAGAATTTGATACCGCTGTCGCAGAAACATTTTGGCACGCATATAAGCAAAATTTCATTCGTGCTAACTTATTTGGCCTCATCTTATATATTATTGGTTACTTTCTGTCTGTATTCTTAAAATATACAGGACTAATGAGCGATAGTAGTGTATATCCTCTACTATTAGGTATTTTTATTATTGCTGCCTTTCTTTATGTCATGCTTGTATTATATATAGGACCAGTCTATGTACATTATCAACTGTCATTCTGGCAATATATTCGATACGCGGTCTCGATCGGTGCTGTTAACTTGCATTATTCTATATGTGCATTGACTATTTTGGCGGGCATCTATTACCTTTCGTTAAAATATCCTGGTGTAACGTTGTTTTTTACATTCAGTATTAGCTCTTATGTGACGATGTTTGTTGTTCACATCGGCTTCAGACAGCTTTTCAAAAAACAACAGGAACAATTAGATCAGACAACGGTGTCTGCTTCATAG
- a CDS encoding extracellular solute-binding protein has product MLLLLLLALTACNSDSASEDDGSAEGDDSSEESGDSGEEGSDEPYAFTIMANLHTPEVPNEKVLTEIESATNTDIEIQWVPDNNYEDRLNTAFATNSLPEAVFLKNQTSFIQFRDAMEDEQFWEVGQYLDEFENLSKLKENVLDNTRVNGNLYTLYQGRPLSRQGLIYRKDWADNLGLEAPTTTEEFMEMARAFTEDDPDGNGKDDTFGVTDRSDLVYGAFKTVSSWFGTPNNWGEQDGQLLPEFMFDEYKQTMDFFREMHENGYINQDFPVTSKPDQQEFFKNGTAGMYVGSMGDVGSLHNDAVAINPDVEFDVHNNIAGPDGEFGIWAIPGYGSLVMFPKSSVETEEELKKILGFFDQMMTPEVINLAYWGIEGEHYNVKEGKALPVEDQDLTDREVKPYQSIEIGEPETNGRYEGFFDYDVKAKSEELFKDNENHLIEDPTVPLYSETYVNDGARLQEIITDATYQYILGQIDEAGFDEAVEKWKSEGGDAIIEEYNASK; this is encoded by the coding sequence ATGCTATTGCTTTTATTGCTTGCATTAACAGCATGTAATAGTGATAGTGCATCTGAAGATGATGGATCCGCAGAAGGCGATGATTCTTCTGAAGAATCAGGGGATAGTGGTGAAGAAGGTTCAGATGAGCCATACGCATTTACTATCATGGCAAACTTACACACACCAGAAGTTCCAAATGAAAAAGTATTAACAGAAATAGAATCCGCAACCAATACAGACATCGAAATTCAATGGGTACCGGATAACAACTATGAAGACAGATTAAACACAGCATTTGCAACGAATTCATTACCAGAAGCAGTATTCTTAAAAAACCAGACTTCTTTCATTCAATTCCGTGATGCAATGGAGGATGAGCAGTTCTGGGAAGTTGGGCAATATTTAGATGAATTTGAGAACTTGTCTAAATTGAAAGAGAATGTATTAGATAATACACGCGTAAATGGGAACTTATATACCTTATATCAAGGACGTCCTCTTTCAAGACAAGGTCTTATTTATCGTAAAGATTGGGCAGATAATTTAGGATTAGAGGCTCCGACAACAACAGAAGAATTTATGGAGATGGCTAGAGCATTTACAGAAGATGATCCAGATGGAAACGGTAAAGACGATACATTCGGTGTTACAGATCGAAGCGATTTAGTATATGGGGCATTCAAAACAGTTTCCTCATGGTTTGGTACTCCAAATAACTGGGGTGAACAAGACGGTCAATTATTACCTGAGTTTATGTTCGATGAATACAAACAAACAATGGATTTCTTTAGAGAAATGCATGAGAACGGATACATCAACCAAGACTTTCCTGTAACAAGTAAACCAGATCAGCAAGAATTCTTTAAGAACGGTACGGCAGGTATGTATGTAGGTTCAATGGGGGATGTTGGCAGCTTGCACAATGATGCAGTAGCAATTAACCCTGACGTTGAATTTGATGTGCATAATAACATTGCTGGTCCGGATGGAGAATTTGGTATTTGGGCCATTCCGGGGTACGGAAGTTTAGTTATGTTCCCGAAAAGCTCTGTAGAAACAGAGGAAGAGTTAAAGAAAATCTTAGGTTTCTTTGATCAGATGATGACACCAGAAGTAATTAACCTTGCTTACTGGGGCATTGAAGGCGAACACTATAATGTAAAAGAAGGAAAAGCATTACCTGTTGAAGATCAAGACTTAACAGATCGTGAAGTAAAACCATATCAGTCAATCGAAATTGGTGAACCAGAAACAAATGGTCGTTATGAAGGTTTCTTCGATTATGATGTGAAAGCAAAATCTGAAGAGTTATTTAAAGATAACGAGAACCATTTAATCGAAGATCCAACTGTACCACTTTATTCTGAAACATATGTAAATGATGGTGCTAGATTGCAAGAGATTATTACAGATGCAACTTACCAGTACATTCTTGGTCAAATTGACGAGGCTGGCTTTGATGAAGCAGTAGAGAAATGGAAATCTGAAGGTGGAGATGCCATTATTGAGGAATATAACGCATCGAAATAA
- a CDS encoding ABC transporter permease, with the protein METTTLTAKENAKQVKKMKRSETWRRIKRNKMIYLMILPGIIYFLIYKYLPMYGLIISFQDYKPYKGIMGSEWVGFEHFQRLFESTEFWMIFKNTLVLFGLQIFIFFPIPIIISLMLNEVRHSFFKRGVQTLIYIPHFMSWVVIVSISYVMLTLDGGIVNAILETLGFEKINFLLNEDWFRPMYILQVIWREAGWGTIIFLAAITAVDPQLYEAARMDGANRFRQMWHITIPAIRNVIIVLLILKIGDVLELGFEHVYLLLNSSNRSVAEIFDTYVYVAGLQQGQFSYSTAVGFFKGGVGLAMVVFANWLAQKFDEEGIY; encoded by the coding sequence ATGGAAACAACAACACTAACTGCAAAAGAAAATGCGAAACAAGTAAAAAAGATGAAACGCTCCGAAACTTGGAGAAGAATCAAACGAAACAAGATGATCTACTTAATGATTCTTCCGGGAATTATTTACTTCCTCATTTATAAATATTTGCCTATGTATGGTTTGATCATCTCGTTTCAGGATTATAAACCATACAAAGGAATTATGGGTAGTGAATGGGTTGGATTTGAGCATTTCCAACGTCTGTTTGAGAGTACCGAATTTTGGATGATTTTTAAGAACACGCTAGTATTGTTTGGATTACAGATTTTTATCTTTTTCCCGATCCCGATTATTATCTCTTTAATGTTAAATGAAGTGCGACACAGCTTCTTTAAACGAGGTGTCCAAACGCTTATTTATATTCCGCACTTTATGTCATGGGTAGTTATCGTATCGATCAGTTATGTAATGCTGACACTTGATGGCGGTATTGTAAACGCTATCTTAGAAACACTCGGCTTTGAGAAAATAAACTTCCTGTTAAATGAAGATTGGTTTAGGCCGATGTATATACTTCAGGTTATCTGGCGTGAAGCTGGCTGGGGAACAATTATCTTCTTAGCTGCTATTACCGCAGTAGATCCTCAGTTGTACGAAGCAGCTCGAATGGATGGTGCCAATCGTTTCCGGCAAATGTGGCATATTACAATCCCGGCAATTCGTAACGTTATCATTGTACTTCTTATTTTGAAAATTGGAGATGTACTGGAGCTTGGTTTTGAACACGTGTACTTATTGTTGAACTCGTCCAACCGAAGTGTCGCAGAAATTTTTGATACGTATGTATACGTTGCCGGTCTGCAGCAAGGTCAGTTCAGTTACAGTACCGCGGTCGGTTTCTTTAAAGGTGGGGTCGGTCTTGCGATGGTTGTGTTTGCGAACTGGCTAGCTCAAAAATTCGATGAAGAAGGTATTTACTAA
- a CDS encoding carbohydrate ABC transporter permease, whose product MAKQRISAGSKVFDFFNYFLLALLGIITILPFIHVVGSSFATSAEVANTKFLLFPTDFSIKAYEYIFSTDTIFRALGVSILVTVGGTLWSMLFSTLTAYGLSRRDLVGRRAINFMIVFTLLFNGGMIPTFLVVQQTGLLNSLWALVIPVTINAFNMIILRSFFMNLPAGLEESAKIDGANDFSILFRIVLPISLPAIATISLFYAVTYWNTYMHAILYLADADKWPVQVLLRQIVVLASGMNYDAETYTDVPPPEVTVKMATIVVATVPVLLVYPFLQKYFAKGALLGSVKG is encoded by the coding sequence ATGGCAAAACAACGAATCTCTGCAGGTAGTAAGGTGTTTGACTTTTTTAACTACTTCCTGTTGGCGCTATTAGGTATCATTACGATACTTCCATTTATACACGTAGTAGGAAGCTCTTTCGCTACAAGTGCAGAAGTGGCAAATACAAAATTTTTACTTTTTCCAACTGATTTTTCCATAAAAGCTTATGAGTATATCTTCTCTACTGATACGATCTTTCGTGCATTAGGGGTATCGATACTTGTAACTGTGGGTGGGACGTTATGGAGTATGCTATTTTCTACGTTGACTGCATATGGATTATCAAGAAGGGATCTTGTCGGAAGACGTGCGATTAACTTTATGATCGTATTCACACTATTATTTAATGGTGGGATGATCCCAACATTCTTGGTAGTTCAACAAACCGGATTGTTGAATTCCTTATGGGCATTGGTTATTCCGGTCACGATTAACGCTTTTAACATGATTATTTTACGAAGCTTCTTTATGAACTTACCAGCAGGCTTAGAAGAATCAGCAAAAATCGATGGTGCCAATGATTTCAGTATACTATTTCGGATTGTATTGCCGATCTCCTTACCGGCGATTGCAACCATTTCGTTATTCTATGCGGTAACTTACTGGAACACGTATATGCACGCCATTCTATATTTAGCTGATGCGGATAAGTGGCCGGTGCAAGTACTACTGCGACAAATCGTCGTATTGGCAAGTGGTATGAATTATGATGCAGAAACATATACGGATGTGCCACCACCAGAAGTAACGGTGAAAATGGCGACCATCGTCGTAGCCACAGTTCCTGTTCTGTTAGTTTATCCATTCTTACAGAAATACTTTGCGAAAGGTGCATTGCTAGGATCTGTCAAGGGTTAA
- a CDS encoding MFS transporter: MTQAIGNKEKRLSSHAVQILINHALFQFGGSLSIIFVNLYLWRLTNSLWVNGMYNLLAIFSQAATTFLIGKVSKKKGRTIIYRYGILMTAVFYLMIVIVQEAIVDYFYIFALLRGVAQGLYWVAYFTIVHEVSSDQNRHRYLGWNQIVMGSTKLLAPVISGYIISLYTGLTGYLIVFSMAFFMFFIATVGSFRIKKESIRHRTYYMKYLRQIIDRQKLFRNALIGWFIIGFPQGILMYVPPILIYSIFEKESVVGYLNAAFLAVSIVASYIISRFANIEHTTGYLWVAAIGLFISGTFLAWEIAIWSVILFMVTKNMFNPLQANAYAAYYFQWINRLPLGAEFRVESVVLRETIINIGRGLGIITFMIFSNEIDTNTVAYVIIAAMAIQVLLPLLTKVKEEG; this comes from the coding sequence TTGACACAAGCGATAGGAAATAAAGAGAAGAGGTTATCCTCTCATGCTGTTCAAATTTTAATCAATCATGCCCTTTTCCAATTTGGAGGTTCCTTATCGATCATTTTCGTCAATTTATACTTATGGCGCTTGACGAATAGCTTGTGGGTCAATGGTATGTATAATTTGCTTGCAATTTTTTCGCAGGCTGCCACTACCTTTTTGATTGGCAAGGTGTCGAAGAAAAAGGGACGAACCATCATATATCGTTACGGTATTTTGATGACTGCAGTATTTTATTTAATGATTGTCATTGTTCAGGAAGCAATTGTTGACTATTTTTATATTTTTGCCTTATTACGTGGTGTTGCACAAGGTCTTTACTGGGTTGCCTATTTTACCATTGTGCATGAAGTGTCATCAGATCAGAACAGGCATCGTTATTTAGGCTGGAATCAGATTGTAATGGGTTCTACCAAGTTGCTGGCACCAGTAATTTCGGGGTATATTATCAGCTTATATACTGGATTAACGGGTTATCTGATTGTTTTCTCGATGGCTTTTTTCATGTTCTTTATCGCAACCGTCGGCAGTTTCCGGATTAAAAAAGAATCGATACGACACCGCACTTATTATATGAAATATCTTCGGCAAATTATCGATCGGCAGAAGTTATTCCGAAACGCTTTGATTGGTTGGTTTATCATCGGCTTTCCTCAAGGGATTTTAATGTATGTGCCGCCAATTCTTATTTATAGTATTTTTGAAAAAGAGAGTGTTGTAGGTTATTTAAATGCGGCATTTCTAGCTGTCTCGATTGTGGCAAGTTACATCATTTCTCGATTTGCGAATATTGAACATACCACAGGTTATTTATGGGTGGCAGCGATCGGTTTATTTATCTCTGGAACATTTTTAGCTTGGGAGATTGCAATTTGGAGTGTGATCCTGTTTATGGTAACGAAAAATATGTTTAATCCACTCCAGGCAAATGCGTATGCAGCGTATTATTTCCAGTGGATCAATCGTCTTCCATTAGGTGCAGAATTCCGTGTTGAATCGGTTGTTTTAAGAGAGACAATTATTAACATAGGCAGAGGATTAGGTATTATTACGTTTATGATTTTTTCTAATGAAATAGATACAAATACGGTGGCCTATGTCATTATAGCGGCAATGGCGATTCAGGTTTTATTACCATTACTAACAAAGGTAAAGGAGGAAGGATAA
- a CDS encoding cupin domain-containing protein, whose protein sequence is MAVNEWEQAEPGVTRKIHTPGEQLMMMEVAFEEGAEGSSHSHPHEQLTYCLEGSLMFHVNGEEIMIQAGESLRIPSNAVHGVKALVNSKLLDVFTPLREDLLKER, encoded by the coding sequence ATGGCCGTGAATGAATGGGAACAGGCAGAACCAGGTGTGACACGGAAAATTCATACACCAGGGGAGCAACTGATGATGATGGAAGTAGCGTTTGAAGAAGGTGCTGAGGGTTCCTCACATTCTCACCCCCATGAACAGTTGACCTACTGTTTGGAAGGGAGTCTGATGTTTCATGTTAATGGTGAAGAAATCATGATTCAAGCAGGGGAGTCTTTACGAATACCTTCTAATGCGGTGCACGGGGTGAAAGCTTTAGTGAATAGTAAATTGTTAGATGTATTTACGCCATTAAGAGAGGATTTATTAAAAGAGAGGTGA
- a CDS encoding glycoside hydrolase family 28 protein: MTVYNIKEFGAVPGRDATDAIQRAIDSCEEHGGGTVYIPAGIYETGPIELKSNITLYLENGARLSFSEDFERYPVVETRWSGYVCHGFMPLIYANRVTNVSIKGDGVIDGNGRAWWDINSRLRQGESYQSPRTKEIAEANADFTEPADTNLVEWPSQFLRPPLIQFFRSEHIRISEVTVCNSPFWNTHLVFCNNVSIQQVHFQNPSDTPNGDGLDIDSCQNVRIADCHFDVGDDCVVLKSGINEDGRKYHVPTKNVTVTNCTMHHGHGGVVLGSENSGGIENVTVANCVFDGTDRGIRIKTNRERGSYIRNLLVQNIMMDDVLCPIAINSFYRHGVSKSNPELLDAAPVEVSEKTPVVEHIKINNIIAKNCRAAAAFIYGLPEMPVKHVSLEHVTLEMTQDESIPGGEPDMVREVIDMAGEGMFAKYVENLTLHHVQVQPRSGPALRLSHANDVNIEALSFVQQEEQETSVILYEETNRLNVKDIEEGQNFIQKVGVTK; encoded by the coding sequence GTGACAGTATATAATATTAAAGAATTTGGAGCGGTACCAGGAAGGGATGCAACAGATGCGATTCAACGCGCGATAGATAGTTGTGAAGAACATGGTGGTGGAACGGTCTACATACCAGCCGGGATATACGAAACAGGTCCAATTGAGTTAAAAAGCAATATCACCTTGTATTTGGAAAATGGTGCTCGTTTATCTTTTTCAGAAGATTTCGAGAGGTACCCAGTTGTAGAGACTCGTTGGTCCGGCTATGTATGCCACGGTTTTATGCCGTTAATTTATGCCAATCGAGTTACGAATGTATCGATAAAAGGTGATGGTGTGATTGATGGGAATGGTCGTGCCTGGTGGGACATTAATAGCAGACTGCGTCAGGGAGAAAGCTATCAATCTCCTAGAACGAAAGAAATAGCGGAAGCGAATGCGGATTTTACTGAGCCCGCAGATACAAATTTGGTAGAGTGGCCATCTCAATTCTTACGTCCGCCACTAATTCAATTTTTCCGTTCTGAGCATATAAGAATTTCTGAGGTAACCGTATGTAATTCACCATTTTGGAATACACATCTCGTATTTTGTAACAATGTTTCGATTCAACAGGTGCATTTTCAGAATCCCTCTGATACACCAAATGGTGATGGACTGGATATTGACTCCTGCCAAAATGTTCGCATTGCGGATTGTCATTTTGATGTTGGGGATGACTGTGTTGTATTGAAATCAGGAATAAATGAGGATGGAAGGAAATATCATGTACCGACAAAGAATGTTACCGTTACCAATTGTACAATGCATCATGGACATGGCGGTGTGGTACTTGGCAGTGAAAATTCTGGAGGTATTGAGAATGTAACGGTAGCCAATTGTGTATTCGATGGGACGGATCGTGGTATCCGAATCAAAACGAACCGCGAAAGAGGCAGCTACATTCGTAATCTGTTAGTGCAAAATATCATGATGGATGATGTACTTTGTCCAATCGCAATCAATTCCTTCTATCGTCACGGTGTCAGCAAAAGTAATCCAGAGCTGTTGGATGCAGCACCTGTCGAAGTTTCCGAGAAAACACCAGTTGTCGAACATATTAAAATAAATAACATTATAGCGAAGAATTGCCGGGCAGCGGCAGCGTTTATTTATGGTCTGCCGGAAATGCCTGTGAAGCATGTCAGTCTGGAGCACGTAACACTGGAAATGACACAGGATGAATCAATTCCAGGCGGAGAGCCTGACATGGTACGGGAAGTCATTGACATGGCTGGTGAAGGCATGTTTGCAAAATATGTCGAGAACTTGACCCTGCACCACGTTCAGGTACAGCCTCGTTCAGGGCCAGCATTACGATTGAGTCACGCGAACGATGTGAATATTGAAGCACTTTCTTTTGTACAGCAAGAGGAGCAGGAAACATCTGTCATACTATATGAAGAAACAAACAGACTGAATGTCAAAGATATAGAGGAAGGTCAAAATTTTATTCAAAAAGTAGGTGTAACAAAATGA
- a CDS encoding glycoside hydrolase family 43 protein, with amino-acid sequence MKMFKNPIIPGFYPDPSICRVEDDYYLVTSSFEYFPGVPIFHSKDLVNWKQIGHVLDRPEQLNLDQTPNSRGIYAPTIRYHQGTFYMITTFVVSQTGARRNFYVTATDPAGPWSDPVWLEGAPGIDPSLLFDDDGKVYYTGNRKPPSGRQYKKHNEIWLQELDLEKQQLVGPTYSLWDGALKNAHAQESPHLYKIGEWYYLIIAEGGTGHTHAVTIARSKHVTGPYEMTETNPILTHRHLGRNHPIVNVGHADIVQTQDGDWWMVCLASRPYGGYYRNLGRETFLVPFVWEDGWPIVNPGQGKIESEMPFPKLKEHKWPALPACDSFEAEQLDDRWNFLRTPRGEFWSVTDRPGYLRLKAKKETIMEEENPAFVGRRQQHIDFVAQTVMEFEPKAANESAGLVLLQNHDYQFRLEVLIEDDQQVIQLVRREAGEDQVLAKEPMDHHRVFLKVEAVGQAYSFFYTTEPFEWRELAVDTDGRILSTDLAGGFIGAYIGLYCSGNGQESDQYADFDWFEYQGTESE; translated from the coding sequence ATGAAAATGTTTAAAAACCCAATCATTCCAGGATTTTATCCAGACCCATCAATCTGCAGAGTAGAAGATGATTATTACTTAGTCACCTCAAGCTTTGAATATTTTCCGGGTGTTCCGATTTTCCATAGTAAAGATTTAGTCAACTGGAAACAGATTGGTCATGTGTTGGATCGTCCTGAACAGCTTAACCTTGATCAAACTCCTAATTCAAGAGGGATTTATGCTCCAACGATTCGTTATCATCAGGGTACTTTTTATATGATTACGACATTTGTCGTCAGTCAGACAGGTGCTCGTCGTAATTTTTATGTGACAGCAACAGACCCGGCAGGGCCGTGGTCTGATCCAGTTTGGCTTGAAGGAGCACCAGGGATCGATCCGTCCTTATTGTTTGATGATGATGGGAAGGTATATTATACGGGTAATCGCAAGCCACCATCCGGCAGGCAGTATAAGAAGCACAACGAAATCTGGCTGCAGGAGCTCGATTTGGAGAAGCAACAATTAGTAGGACCGACGTATAGCCTGTGGGATGGTGCTTTAAAAAATGCTCACGCTCAGGAATCACCCCATTTATATAAGATTGGGGAGTGGTATTACTTAATTATTGCAGAAGGCGGAACAGGACACACACACGCAGTCACGATAGCGAGAAGTAAGCATGTGACAGGACCATATGAGATGACGGAAACGAATCCGATTTTAACGCACAGACATTTAGGCAGGAATCACCCCATTGTCAATGTAGGTCACGCAGATATTGTTCAGACGCAAGATGGTGACTGGTGGATGGTTTGTCTCGCTTCGAGGCCATACGGTGGGTATTACCGTAATTTAGGGCGCGAAACGTTTCTCGTACCATTTGTATGGGAAGACGGCTGGCCAATTGTAAATCCGGGTCAAGGGAAAATAGAGTCTGAGATGCCATTTCCAAAATTAAAAGAACATAAGTGGCCGGCATTGCCTGCATGTGATTCATTTGAAGCGGAACAATTAGATGACAGATGGAATTTTCTGCGAACACCAAGAGGGGAGTTCTGGTCTGTAACAGATCGTCCAGGATACTTGCGCTTGAAGGCGAAGAAAGAGACCATTATGGAAGAAGAAAACCCTGCTTTTGTCGGCAGAAGACAACAGCATATTGATTTCGTTGCACAAACTGTCATGGAATTCGAACCAAAAGCTGCGAATGAGTCTGCTGGACTTGTACTCCTGCAAAATCATGATTATCAATTCCGTTTAGAAGTATTGATAGAGGATGATCAACAGGTTATTCAGCTTGTTCGCCGTGAAGCGGGAGAAGATCAAGTGCTTGCTAAAGAACCAATGGACCATCACCGCGTGTTCTTGAAGGTGGAAGCAGTTGGGCAAGCTTATTCTTTCTTCTATACGACAGAGCCATTCGAGTGGCGTGAGTTAGCGGTTGATACAGATGGAAGAATCTTAAGTACAGACTTGGCTGGCGGGTTTATTGGAGCTTATATCGGTCTTTACTGTTCAGGTAATGGGCAGGAAAGTGATCAATATGCTGACTTTGATTGGTTTGAATATCAAGGTACAGAAAGCGAATAA
- a CDS encoding rhamnogalacturonan acetylesterase, producing the protein MPTRLFLAGDSTMAEAEDFKYPQMGWGQTLQQYFTENLIVENHASSGRSTKSFIDEGRWDAIEREFQSGDFVLIQFGHNDQKPDEERATKPYTSYQDNLRFFVQRARSYQVTPLLLTSIARRHFDDTGKLKETHGDYPKAMRELAIAEQTDCLDMLLRTREALQQVGDESSKQWFMRLAPGEYDAYPSGEQDDTHLHERGAHQHCQLFVQELVRLQHPLAAFVQQHAIN; encoded by the coding sequence ATGCCAACTCGTTTATTTTTGGCAGGGGATTCTACGATGGCAGAAGCGGAAGATTTTAAATATCCGCAAATGGGATGGGGCCAGACGCTTCAGCAATATTTTACGGAGAATCTAATCGTGGAAAATCATGCTTCTTCTGGCCGCAGTACGAAGTCTTTTATAGATGAAGGCCGTTGGGATGCTATTGAAAGAGAGTTCCAGTCTGGTGACTTTGTTTTGATTCAGTTTGGTCACAACGATCAGAAGCCAGATGAAGAACGAGCGACAAAACCGTATACCAGTTATCAGGACAATTTGCGTTTTTTTGTTCAACGTGCCCGTTCGTATCAAGTAACACCTCTTTTACTGACTTCTATTGCCAGAAGACATTTTGATGATACAGGTAAACTTAAAGAGACACATGGAGATTATCCGAAAGCGATGCGAGAACTTGCTATTGCTGAGCAGACAGATTGCCTTGATATGCTGCTGCGAACTAGAGAAGCCTTGCAGCAGGTGGGGGATGAATCTTCTAAACAATGGTTTATGCGATTAGCACCTGGTGAGTATGATGCCTATCCGAGTGGTGAACAAGATGATACGCATTTGCACGAAAGAGGTGCACATCAGCATTGTCAGCTTTTTGTTCAGGAACTCGTACGACTGCAGCATCCCCTTGCAGCGTTTGTACAGCAGCACGCCATAAATTGA
- a CDS encoding amino acid ABC transporter substrate-binding protein, translating to MKKFHLVLITMLFISVLAACGTSSDEDNASSGQEGDSSNLYESIQEKGVITVGTEGTYPPFSFHNDNDELTGYDVEVMREVASRLGVEVEFNETQWDSMFAGLNAERFDVIANQVGINVGDRSEKYDFSDPYTYTGAVLVVPSDNDEITSFEDIEGKKSAQSLTSNFKDIATEYGAEVVGVEGMAQAVENIKLGRVDLTVNDKLAVLQYMNETNNEDVKIAAELDDVSETAFTFRKGNEELVRAFNDALAEMKEDGTLAEISKEWFGEDVSVK from the coding sequence ATGAAAAAATTTCATCTCGTACTTATAACAATGCTGTTTATCAGTGTACTTGCAGCATGTGGTACTTCTTCTGATGAAGATAATGCAAGTAGTGGACAAGAGGGAGATTCCTCTAATTTATATGAATCAATTCAGGAAAAAGGCGTCATAACAGTTGGTACAGAAGGAACGTATCCACCATTTTCATTCCATAATGATAATGATGAATTAACGGGATATGATGTCGAAGTAATGCGTGAAGTAGCGTCACGTCTCGGAGTAGAAGTAGAGTTTAATGAAACGCAATGGGATTCGATGTTTGCTGGTTTGAATGCAGAACGTTTTGACGTTATTGCAAACCAGGTAGGGATCAATGTTGGTGATCGATCAGAAAAGTATGATTTTTCTGATCCGTATACGTATACAGGAGCTGTCTTGGTTGTACCATCTGACAATGATGAAATCACTTCCTTTGAAGATATAGAAGGCAAAAAATCAGCCCAATCCCTGACAAGCAATTTCAAAGATATCGCAACAGAGTATGGAGCAGAGGTTGTTGGTGTAGAAGGAATGGCACAGGCTGTAGAGAATATCAAATTAGGCCGTGTGGATCTAACGGTAAACGATAAATTAGCTGTCTTACAATATATGAATGAAACAAACAATGAAGATGTAAAGATTGCAGCGGAACTAGATGATGTATCTGAAACGGCATTTACCTTCCGCAAAGGAAATGAAGAGCTCGTAAGAGCATTTAATGACGCATTAGCGGAAATGAAAGAAGACGGTACATTAGCAGAAATTTCAAAAGAATGGTTTGGTGAAGATGTTTCTGTCAAATAA